Proteins found in one Pseudopipra pipra isolate bDixPip1 chromosome 19, bDixPip1.hap1, whole genome shotgun sequence genomic segment:
- the DNAI2 gene encoding dynein axonemal intermediate chain 2 isoform X1, giving the protein MEIKFEYMRKRSDFGRPCNFSDLPAEVTVDIPPDPSLAEDFIPQDPVDFALQHAPVMALHEVNTERVQATSRGVNHVEGGWPKNVDPKNTELTSRYREEVERDEVYTRTIQHLGTLMEHCIRQNNAIDIYEEYFADDEEEEGIEDPPSAKTISAFSASKVNFSIRGCWVVLGGRSSKRIGFSERDPSPVRRTATHLSWHPDAGKELAVAYCSLEFQDKRKDIGIDSFIWDMDYPYKPLLTLMLSSPVVTVEYNPKDWHHLLGGCYNGQIVYWDTRKGGLPMEATPLELSHRDPVYGALWLPSRTGTECFSASTDGQVLWWDIRKLSQPSDRLVLDITREDQLKNALGAISLDFSLSMPTKFLVGTEQGSIINCNRDAKTPPEKIANVFNGHIGAVYAVARSPFNPKVFLSVGDWTARIWSEENLDSSSIMETKCHVPYLLDGCWSPVKPSVFFTVRSDGILDVWDFLFHQKEPSLSLKMSNDPLLSLRPQDNGRIIGCGTKQGTINVLEISSGLCTLRKNEKSLTSTMFEREARREKVLQDKQRELQVRAQLLAKAKKEEPEDPQEVFKQARKEFFNVIKTEQQRRGETVSLFSESQEEEAA; this is encoded by the exons GTGAACACGGAGCGGGTGCAGGCAACATCCCGGGGCGTGAACCATGTGGAGGGCGGGTGGCCCAAGAACGTCGACCCCAAGAACACGGAGCTGACCTCCCGCTacagggaggaggtggagagggATGAGGTCTACACCAGAACCATCCAGCACCTTGGCACC ctgatGGAGCACTGCATCAGGCAGAACAATGCCATCGACATCTACGAGGAATATTTTGCAGAcgacgaagaggaagaggggatCGAGGACCCTCCCTCTGCCAAAACCATCAGTGCCTTCAG TGCCTCAAAGGTTAATTTCAGCATCAGGGGCTGTTGGGTTGTTTTGGGAGGCAGATCCAGTAAGAGAATTGGATTTTCAGAAAG GGACCCAAGCCCGGTCAGGAGGACGGCCACACACCTCTCCTGGCACCCCGACGCTGGCAAGGAACTGGCCGTGGCTTACTGCAGCCTGGAGTTccaggacaagaggaaagaCATCGGCATTGATTCCTTCATCTGGGATATGG ACTACCCCTACAAGCCACTGCTCACCCTCATGCTCTCGTCCCCTGTGGTGACTGTGGAATACAATCCCAAGGACTGGCATcacctgctgggaggctgctacAACGGGCAGATAG tgTACTGGGACACCAGGAAAGGGGGGCTGCCCATGGAGGCGACCCCCCTGGAGCTCAGCCACAGGGACCCCGTGTATGGAGCGCTCTGGCTGCCCTCCAGAACAGGCACTGAGTGTTTCTCAGCCTCTACAGATGGgcag GTCCTGTGGTGGGACATCCGCAAACTGTCACAGCCCAGCGATAGGCTGGTCTTGGACATCACCCGGGAAGATCAGCTGAAGAATGCCCTGGGTGCCATCTCCCTGGACTTTTCACTCTCCATg CCCACCAAGTTCCtggtgggcacagagcagggcagtaTCATCAACTGCAACCGTGATGCCAAGACCCCCCCTGAGAAAATCGCCAACGTCTTCAATGGCCACATCGGGGCTGTTTATGCCGTGGCCAGGAGCCCCTTCAACCCCAAAGTCTTCCTGTCGGTGGGTGACTGGACTGCCCGCATCTGGTCGGAGGAGAACCTGGACTCGTCATCGATTATGGAGACCAA GTGCCACGTTCCCTACCTGCTGGACGGGTGCTGGAGCCCCGTGAAGCCGTCTGTGTTCTTCACTGTCAGGTCAGACGGGATCCTGGACGTCTGGGACTTCCTCTTCCACCAGAAGGAGCCTTCCCTCAGCCTCAAG ATGAGCAACGATCCCCTCCTCAGCCTGCGCCCACAGGACAACGGGCGCATCATCGGCTGTGGCACCAAGCAGGGCACCATCAACGTCCTGGAGATCTCCTCGGGGCTCTGCACCCTCCGGAAGAACGAGAAGTCCCTGACCTCCACG ATGTTCGAGCGGGAGGCGCGGCGGGAGAAGGTCCTGCAGGACAAACAGCGGGAGCTGCAGGTCCGGGCACAGCTCCTGGCAAAGGCCAAGAAGGAAGAGCCAGAGGATCCCCAGGAGGTGTTCAAGCAGGCCCGCAAGGAATTCTTCAATGTCATCAAGACTgagcagcagaggaggggagagaCAGTGTCCCTGTTTTCAGAG AGTCAAGAAGAGGAGGCTGCGTAG
- the GPR142 gene encoding probable G-protein coupled receptor 142 isoform X1 gives MAQGARGALPLLGAAAPSLPAMAHFGAAHCPWMLQDKDPTHWGHWCDGPCPPAPSATSWLTSRPGTTRILIPLMLPSPLTADPWQKMTVPVPNSTAVSSAGVAAQPEPDQERSPCLVGIVPVVYYSVLLGLGLPVNILTAVALSRLATRAKKSSYWYLLALTTSDILIQVFVIFMGFILQTAILARAVPSAFIHTVNVLEFTASHASTWVTVLLTVDRYVALCHPLRYRAVSYPQRTRRIIAAVFAAALATGIPFYWWLDMWRDADPPTALDTALKWLHCVTIYFLPCSILLATNSIIILKLKRRRRAGGGKTTVLLLAVTTAFVVLWAPRAVVMMCHLYVASVRRDWRMHLALDIANMVAMLNTSLNFFLYCFVSQTFRRAVGEVLWGHPRHGPPRRGSAHFPPLALKPLELLAGTAL, from the exons aTGGCACAGGGGGCTCGGGGTGCGTTGCCTCTgttgggagcagcagccccaagTCTGCCTGCGATGGCACATTTTGGAGCTGCCCACTGTCCATGGATGCTGCAGGACAAGGATCCAACccactggggacactggtgtGACggtccctgtcccccagcccccagtgccACGTCATGGCTGACCTCCCGCCCAGGTACCACCAGGATCCTCATCCCCCTGATGCTCCCGTCTCCCCTCACAGCCGATCCCTGGCAGAAGATGACGGTCCCAGTGCCCAACAGCACGGCGGTGTCGTCAGCTGGTGTGGCAGCACAGCCGGAGCCAGATCAGGAGCGGTCACCCTGCCTGGTGGGCATTGTCCCCGTCGTGTACTACAGtgtcctgctggggctggggctgccag tgAACATCCTGACCGCTGTGGCCCTGTCCCGCCTGGCCACCAGGGCCAAGAAGTCATCGTACTGGTACCTGCTGGCCCTGACCACCTCCGACATCCTCATCCAGGTCTTCGTCATCTTCATGGGCTTCATCCTGCAGACGGCCATCCTGGCCCGGGCGGTGCCCAGCGCCTTCATCCACACCGTCAACGTGCTGGAGTTCACGGCCAGCCACGCCTCCACCTGGGTCACCGTGCTGCTCACCGTGGACCGCTACGTGGCCCTGTGCCACCCGCTGCGCTACCGCGCCGTGTCGTACCCGCAGCGCACGCGCAGGATCATCGCGGCCGTGTTCGCCGCCGCCCTGGCCACCGGCATCCCCTTCTACTGGTGGCTGGACATGTGGCGTGACGCCGACCCGCCCACGGCGCTGGACACGGCGCTCAAGTGGCTCCACTGCGTCACCATCTacttcctgccctgcagcatcTTACTGGCCACCAACTCCATCATCATCCTCAAGCTgaagcggcggcggcgcgcggggGGCGGCAAGACCACGGTGCTGCTCCTGGCCGTCACCACCGCCTTCGTGGTGCTCTGGGCCCCCCGCGCCGTCGTCATGATGTGCCACCTGTACGTGGCCTCGGTGAGGAGGGACTGGCGCATgcacctggccttggacattgCCAACATGGTGGCCATGCTCAACACCTCCCTCAACTTCTTCCTCTACTGCTTCGTCAGCCAGACCTTCAGGCGCGCGGTGGGTGAGGTGCTCTGGGGGCACCCCCGGCATGGCCCCCCCCGCCGGGGCAGCGCCCACTTCCCACCCCTGGCCCTCAAACCGCTGGAGCTGTTGGCTGGCACCGCGCTCTGA
- the CCDC137 gene encoding coiled-coil domain-containing protein 137 — protein MARGPGPGLARGPRQRPGPGHKQGQRPGSGQKQGQRPGSGLKQGRGPGPGQGQKPGLGQRPGQKPGPGQKAGPRSEHGQAIPRRSRKERKVDNMKPKHPEEQEIPFRLREIMQSREAMKRLGQGKRKAAEKKQQQKPKSKGDIPVPRFRRGKGESERSYICRMEQEVQHVLFLTENQLQREPEREETAPEKSQRKKEFQKKKLEKARKKKEEKKADMLEKSLFQDTVAFGEVVTQPPTITSRPRGRGPAEQAGRKRLLLTPRLGRNQASPVSPVSPVSPVMSMARRRIVEEERARVIQAYRDIQRRKQLQRERSQAGHRAPH, from the exons ATGGCCcggggaccgggaccgggactcGCCCGGGGACCGCGGCAGAGACCGGGACCGGgacacaaacagggacagagaccgGGATCGGGGcagaaacagggacagagaccgGGATCGGGGTTGAAACAGGGCCGGGGACCAGGACCTGGACAGGGACAGAAACCGGGACTGGGACAGAGACCAGGACAGAAACCAGGACCGGGACAGAAAGCGGGACCGAGATCGGAACATGGACAGGCCATTCCGCGGCGCAGCAG gaaggagaggaaggtgGACAACATGAAACCCAAGCACCCCGAGGAGCAGGAGATCCCGTTCCGCCTGCGGGAGATCATGCAGAGCCGCGAGGCCATGAAACGCCTGGGCcaggggaagaggaaggcagCAG agaagaagcagcagcagaagcccAAATCCAAGGGGGACATCCCGGTGCCCAGGTTCcggagggggaagggggagtcGGAGCGTTCCTACATCTGCCGCATGGAGCAGGAGGTGCAGCACGTCCTGTTCCTCACTGAGAACCAGCTCCAGCGGGAGCCTGAGCGGGAGGAAACAGCCCCAGAGAAGtcccagaggaaaaaaga GtttcagaaaaagaagctggaaaaagctcggaagaagaaggaggagaagaaggcaGACATGCTGGAGAAGAGCCTGTTCCAag ACACGGTGGCGTTTGGGGAGGTGGTGACACAGCCACCCACCATCACCTCACGGCCCCGGGGACGGGGTCCTGCCGAGCAG GCTGGACGGAAGCGGCTCCTCCTGACACCTCGGCTGGGCCGGAACCAGGCatcccccgtgtccccagtgtccccagtgtccccagtgatGTCCATGGCTCGCCGACGCATCGTGGAGGAGGAGCGGGCGCGGGTCATCCAGGCCTACAGGGACATCCAGAGGCGGAAACAGCTCCAGCGGGAACGTtcccaggctgggcacagggccCCGCACTGA
- the GPR142 gene encoding probable G-protein coupled receptor 142 isoform X2, which produces MPTDPWQKMTVPVPNSTAVSSAGVAAQPEPDQERSPCLVGIVPVVYYSVLLGLGLPVNILTAVALSRLATRAKKSSYWYLLALTTSDILIQVFVIFMGFILQTAILARAVPSAFIHTVNVLEFTASHASTWVTVLLTVDRYVALCHPLRYRAVSYPQRTRRIIAAVFAAALATGIPFYWWLDMWRDADPPTALDTALKWLHCVTIYFLPCSILLATNSIIILKLKRRRRAGGGKTTVLLLAVTTAFVVLWAPRAVVMMCHLYVASVRRDWRMHLALDIANMVAMLNTSLNFFLYCFVSQTFRRAVGEVLWGHPRHGPPRRGSAHFPPLALKPLELLAGTAL; this is translated from the exons ATGCCCA CCGATCCCTGGCAGAAGATGACGGTCCCAGTGCCCAACAGCACGGCGGTGTCGTCAGCTGGTGTGGCAGCACAGCCGGAGCCAGATCAGGAGCGGTCACCCTGCCTGGTGGGCATTGTCCCCGTCGTGTACTACAGtgtcctgctggggctggggctgccag tgAACATCCTGACCGCTGTGGCCCTGTCCCGCCTGGCCACCAGGGCCAAGAAGTCATCGTACTGGTACCTGCTGGCCCTGACCACCTCCGACATCCTCATCCAGGTCTTCGTCATCTTCATGGGCTTCATCCTGCAGACGGCCATCCTGGCCCGGGCGGTGCCCAGCGCCTTCATCCACACCGTCAACGTGCTGGAGTTCACGGCCAGCCACGCCTCCACCTGGGTCACCGTGCTGCTCACCGTGGACCGCTACGTGGCCCTGTGCCACCCGCTGCGCTACCGCGCCGTGTCGTACCCGCAGCGCACGCGCAGGATCATCGCGGCCGTGTTCGCCGCCGCCCTGGCCACCGGCATCCCCTTCTACTGGTGGCTGGACATGTGGCGTGACGCCGACCCGCCCACGGCGCTGGACACGGCGCTCAAGTGGCTCCACTGCGTCACCATCTacttcctgccctgcagcatcTTACTGGCCACCAACTCCATCATCATCCTCAAGCTgaagcggcggcggcgcgcggggGGCGGCAAGACCACGGTGCTGCTCCTGGCCGTCACCACCGCCTTCGTGGTGCTCTGGGCCCCCCGCGCCGTCGTCATGATGTGCCACCTGTACGTGGCCTCGGTGAGGAGGGACTGGCGCATgcacctggccttggacattgCCAACATGGTGGCCATGCTCAACACCTCCCTCAACTTCTTCCTCTACTGCTTCGTCAGCCAGACCTTCAGGCGCGCGGTGGGTGAGGTGCTCTGGGGGCACCCCCGGCATGGCCCCCCCCGCCGGGGCAGCGCCCACTTCCCACCCCTGGCCCTCAAACCGCTGGAGCTGTTGGCTGGCACCGCGCTCTGA
- the OXLD1 gene encoding oxidoreductase-like domain-containing protein 1, translating into MLLRGARGLAGPRRGPPNSAGGVPREGTPHPHPTNISSLRELSDTPGKGSSSSDTPGRDGSIDTPGGNGGVPPADPPVPPPPTHCCGTGCPNCVWVGYVEELLERHRDGGARALEAVEQHVEDENIKMILRMEIRLRSKKD; encoded by the exons ATGCTGctgcggggggcgcggggcctggcggggccgcgccggggg CCCCCAAACAGCGCCGGGGGAGTGCCCAGAGAAGGGACCCCgcacccccaccccaccaaCATCTCCAGCCTCCGGGAGCTCTCAGACACGCCGGGaaagggcagcagctcctcggACACCCCAGGGAGGGACGGCAGCATAGACACCCCCGGTGGCAATGGTGGGGTCCCTCCTGCAGACCCCCCGGTCCCCCCCCCGCCCACACACTGCTGCGGGACCGGCTGCCCCAACTGTGTGTGGGTGGGGTAcgtggaggagctgctggagcggcACCGGGATGGGGGAGCCCGGGCCCTGGAGGCTGTGGAGCAGCACGTGGAGGACGAAAACATCAAAATGATCCTCAGGATGGAGATCAGGCTGCGCTCCAAGAAGGACTGA
- the PDE6G gene encoding retinal rod rhodopsin-sensitive cGMP 3',5'-cyclic phosphodiesterase subunit gamma: MDKSPSRKAPQSISGLWDGGSSAGLGNRGTVRCKQLSRASAGSAGNAVSWGWLPAPPRAMSLEPPKLEVKSATRVTGGPATPRKGPPKFKQRQTRQFKSKPPKKGVQGFGDDIPGMEGLGTDITVICPWEAFSHLELHELAQYGII, from the exons ATG GATAAATCTCCCTCCCGAAAAGCCCCCCAGAGCATCTCCGGGCTGTGGGACGGAGGGAGCAGTGCTGGCCTCGGGAACCGTGGGACTGT CAGGTGCAAGCAGCTGTCCCGTGCCAGCGCCGGATCCGCAGGGAACGCCGTGAGCTGGGGCTGGCTGCCAGCCCCCCCCAGAGCCATGAGCCTGGAGCCCCCCAAGCTGGAGGTGAAATCGGCCACGAGGGTGACCGGGGGTCCCGCCACCCCCCGCAAAGGACCGCCCAAGTTCAAGCAGAGGCAGACGAGGCAGTTCAAAAGcaaaccccccaaaaagggggtgcaggg gtTCGGTGACGACATCCCAGGCATGGAAGGGCTGGGAACAG ACATCACTGTCATCTGTCCCTGGGAGGCCTTCAGCCACCTGGAGCTGCACGAGCTGGCTCAGTACGGCATCATCTAG
- the BTBD17 gene encoding BTB/POZ domain-containing protein 17 yields the protein MNTHEPGEREATELCPECKDPAAGTKGRGPRAGLRRGQWQEQVAHGDIPVPRHSPSGRPATAPRGAGLGRGVRVGWREAGSGSLGNGRSQFPPIDVSARAGRAGRARVLHKDRAGSVCPARAGRCACDAMARLTGARPVAARRWGCAAAFLLLLLTVQAAQKADLSGDTTAATINHSLTLLQRLQELLQNGNGSDSVLRVRSAASDEAKVFHTHQLLLSLQSEVFESLLRNQSVVTLHEPPETAALFDKFIRYLYCGGVSILLHQAIPLHQLASKYRVWGLQRGVAEYMRSHLASESSQGHVVGWYHYAVRVGDAALQESCLQFLAWNLSAVLGSAEWGSVSVELLLLLLERSDLVLHSELELYTAVEGWLSRRQPEAPVAERVLRAIRYPMIAPSQLFRLQAQSAVLARHRGAVQDLLFQAFQFHAASPLHFAKYFDVNCSMFLPRNYLAPSWGSQWVITNPARDDRSTSFQTQLGPSSHDAGKRVTWNVLFSPRWLPVSLRPVYSDSVSGAIQPVRIEDGRPRLVITPAMSSPDFAGVTFQKTVLVGVRQQGRVLVKHAYSFHQSSDEAPDFLAHADLQKRTSEYLIDNSLHLHIIIKPVYHALIKVKK from the exons ATGAATACCCATGAGCCGGGGGAGCGGGAGGCCACCGAGCTGTGCCCTGAATGCAAAGACCCCGCTGCCGGCACAAAGGGCCGCGGGCCGCGCGCGGGGCTCCGGCGtggccagtggcaggagcaggtggcACACGGTGACATCCCCGTGCCGCGCCACAGCCCATCGGGGCGCCCCGCCACAGCACCCCGGGGTGcggggctggggcggggggtcagggtgggatggagggaggctGGGAGCGGTTCCCTTGGCAACGGCCGGTCCCAGTTTCCACCAATCGATGTGTCGGCGCGGGCTGGGAGGGCCGGGAGGGCGCGTGTCCTACATAAGGACCGGGCGGGCAGCGTGTGCCCCGCCAGAGCCGGCAGATGCGCCTGCGACGCCATGGCCAGGCTGACGGGCGCCCGGCCCGTGGCCGCCCGGCGctggggctgcgccgccgccttcctcctcctcctcctcaccgtGCAAGCCG CCCAAAAAGCCGACCTTAGCGGGGACACCACGGCTGCCACCATCAACCACTCGCTGACGCTGCTGCAgcggctgcaggagctgctgcagaacgGGAACGGCAGCGACTCGGTGCTGCGGGTGCGCTCGGCCGCCTCCGACGAGGCCAAGGTGTTCCACACgcaccagctgctgctcagcctccaGAGCGAGGTGTTCGAGAGCCTCCTGCGCAACCAGAGCGTCGTCACCCTGCACGAGCCGCCCGAGACCGCCGCGCTCTTCGACAAGTTCATCAG GTACCTGTACTGCGGGGGGGTGTCCATCCTGCTGCACCAGGccatccccctgcaccagcTGGCCAGCAAGTACCGGGTCTGGGGGCTGCAGCGCGGCGTGGCCGAGTACATGAGGAGCCACCTGGCCAGCGAGTCGAGCCAGGGCCACGTCGTGGGCTGGTACCACTACGCCGTGCGCGTCGGGGACGCGGCGCTGCAGGAGAGCTGCCTCCAGTTCCTGGCCTGGAACCTGTCGGCGGTGCTGGGCAGCGCCGAGTGGGGCTCGGTGAgcgtggagctgctgctgctgctgctggagcgcTCCGACCTGGTGCTGCACAGCGAGCTGGAGCTCTACACGGCCGTGGAGGGCTGGCTGAGCCGCCGGCAGCCCGAGGCGCCCGTGGCCGAGCGGGTGCTGCGCGCCATCCGCTACCCCATGATCGCGCCCAGCCAGCTGTTCCGGCTGCAGGCGCAGTCGGCGGTGCTGGCGCGGCACCGCGGCGCGGTGCAGGACCTGCTCTTCCAGGCTTTCCAGTTCCACGCCGCCTCCCCGCTCCACTTCGCCAAGTACTTCGACGTCAACTGCAGCATGTTCCTGCCCCGCAACTACCTCGCACCCAGCTGGGGTTCCCAGTGGGTCATCACCAACCCGGCACGGGATGACCGCAGCACCAGCTTCCAGACCCAGCTGGGCCCCAGCAGCCACGACGCCGGCAAGAGGGTGACGTGGAACGTGCTGTTCTCGCCGCGCTGGCTGCCCGTCAGCCTGCGCCCCGTCTACTCGGACTCGGTGTCGGGCGCCATCCAGCCCGTGCGCATCGAGGACGGGCGCCCGCGGCTCGTCATCACCCCGGCCATGAGCAGCCCCGACTTCGCCGGCGTCACCTTCCAGAAGACGGTGCTGGTGGGCGTGCGGCAGCAGGGCCGGGTGCTGGTGAAACACGCCTACAGCTTCCACCAGAGCTCGGACGAGGCACCCGACTTCCTGGCGCACGCCGACCTGCAGAAACGCACCTCCGAGTACCTCATCGACAACTCCCTGCACCTCCACATCATCATCAAACCCGTCTACCACGCCCTCATCAAGGTGAAGAAGTAA
- the GPRC5C gene encoding G-protein coupled receptor family C group 5 member C, which yields MEPAAVLLALLPTAATQSTPQPTPPPGCSQGLSSLYYNLCDLSAGWGIAVEAVASLGVVTTFVLTIVLVASLPFVQDPQKKSLVATQVFFLLGTFGLFCLTFDFIVGPDFSTCTSRRFLFGVLFGICFSCLLAHAMALNFLARRNRAPRGWVTLAVALSLASVEVIINAEWLLITVARLEGPPDPCQLVDADFVMALIYVMFLLAAAFGTAWPALCGRYGRWRKHGAFILATTGLSVAIWVAWTVMYLFGNQHAGHKPGWDDPTLAIALVSNACAFLLLYVIPEVTHVTRRSPEQAFEDDGYPTRGVGYETILKEQKSQSMFVENKAFSMDEPSFAKKPVSPYSGYNGQLLTSVYQPTEMALMHKGMSEGPYDVILPRASTSPAPGSASSTLRAEDAFVAQARHIGTPRDTRNFQVQSPYSRNRW from the exons ATGGAGCCCGCGGCCgtgctgctggccctgctcccCACGGCGGCCACACAGTCCACCCCACAGCCCACCCCACCCCCGGGCTGCAGCCAAGGCCTCTCCTCCCTCTACTACAACCTCTGCGACCTCTCGGCGGGCTGGGGCATTGCGGTGGAGGCGGTGGCCAGTCTCGGCGTGGTGACCACCTTCGTGCTCACCATCGTGCTGGTGGCCAGCCTGCCCTTCGTGCAGGACCCCCAGAAGAAGAGCCTGGTGGCCACGCAGGTCTTCTTCCTCCTGGGCACCTTCGGGTTGTTCTGCCTGACCTTCGACTTCATCGTGGGGCCGGATTTCTCCACCTGCACCTCCCGCCGCTTCCTCTTCGGTGTCCTCTTCGGGATCTGCTTCTCCTGCCTGCTGGCACACGCCATGGCCCTCAACTTCCTGGCGCGGCGGAACCGTGCGCCGCGGGGCTGGGTGACGCTGGCGGTGGCCCTGTCCCTCGCCTCGGTGGAGGTCATCATCAACGCCGAGTGGCTGCTCATCACGGTGGCGCGGCTGGAGGGCCCCCCGGACCCATGCCAGCTGGTGGACGCTGACTTTGTCATGGCACTCATCTACGTCATGTTCCTGCTGGCGGCCGCCTTCGGCACAGCCTGGCCGGCCCTCTGCGGCCGCTACGGCCGCTGGCGCAAGCACGGCGCCTTCATCCTGGCCACCACCGGCCTCTCCGTGGCCATCTGGGTGGCGTGGACCGTCATGTACCTCTTTGGGAACCAGCACGCCGGCCACAAGCCCGGCTGGGATGACCCCACGTTGGCCATCGCGCTGGTCAGCAACGCCTGCGCCTTCCTCCTGCTCTACGTCATCCCCGAGGTGACGCACGTGACGCGGCGCAGCCCCGAGCAGGCCTTCGAGGACGACGGCTACCCCACGCGCGGGGTGGGCTACGAGACCATCCTCAAGGAGCAGAAGTCCCAGAGCATGTTCGTGGAGAACAAAGCCTTCTCCATGGATGAGCCCTCCTTCG CCAAGAAACCGGTGTCCCCATACAGCGGCTACAACGGGCAGCTGCTGACCAGCGTGTACCAGCCCACCGAGATGGCTCTGATGCACAAGGGGATG AGTGAAGGTCCCTACGACGTGATCCTGCCCCGCGCCTCCACCAGCCCGGCACCCGGCAGTGCCAGCTCCACGCTCCGAGCCGAGGACGCCTTTGTGGCACAGGCCCGGCACATCGGCACCCCACGGGACACCCGGAACTTCCAG GTGCAGTCCCCGTACAGCAGGAACCGGTGGTGA
- the DNAI2 gene encoding dynein axonemal intermediate chain 2 isoform X2 — translation MEIKFEYMRKRSDFGRPCNFSDLPAEVTVDIPPDPSLAEDFIPQDPVDFALQHAPVMALHEVNTERVQATSRGVNHVEGGWPKNVDPKNTELTSRYREEVERDEVYTRTIQHLGTLMEHCIRQNNAIDIYEEYFADDEEEEGIEDPPSAKTISAFSASKVNFSIRGCWVVLGGRSSKRIGFSERDPSPVRRTATHLSWHPDAGKELAVAYCSLEFQDKRKDIGIDSFIWDMDYPYKPLLTLMLSSPVVTVEYNPKDWHHLLGGCYNGQIVYWDTRKGGLPMEATPLELSHRDPVYGALWLPSRTGTECFSASTDGQVLWWDIRKLSQPSDRLVLDITREDQLKNALGAISLDFSLSMPTKFLVGTEQGSIINCNRDAKTPPEKIANVFNGHIGAVYAVARSPFNPKVFLSVGDWTARIWSEENLDSSSIMETKCHVPYLLDGCWSPVKPSVFFTVRSDGILDVWDFLFHQKEPSLSLKLILPDFQGQVPQPMCPPSPDEQRSPPQPAPTGQRAHHRLWHQAGHHQRPGDLLGALHPPEEREVPDLHDVRAGGAAGEGPAGQTAGAAGPGTAPGKGQEGRARGSPGGVQAGPQGILQCHQD, via the exons GTGAACACGGAGCGGGTGCAGGCAACATCCCGGGGCGTGAACCATGTGGAGGGCGGGTGGCCCAAGAACGTCGACCCCAAGAACACGGAGCTGACCTCCCGCTacagggaggaggtggagagggATGAGGTCTACACCAGAACCATCCAGCACCTTGGCACC ctgatGGAGCACTGCATCAGGCAGAACAATGCCATCGACATCTACGAGGAATATTTTGCAGAcgacgaagaggaagaggggatCGAGGACCCTCCCTCTGCCAAAACCATCAGTGCCTTCAG TGCCTCAAAGGTTAATTTCAGCATCAGGGGCTGTTGGGTTGTTTTGGGAGGCAGATCCAGTAAGAGAATTGGATTTTCAGAAAG GGACCCAAGCCCGGTCAGGAGGACGGCCACACACCTCTCCTGGCACCCCGACGCTGGCAAGGAACTGGCCGTGGCTTACTGCAGCCTGGAGTTccaggacaagaggaaagaCATCGGCATTGATTCCTTCATCTGGGATATGG ACTACCCCTACAAGCCACTGCTCACCCTCATGCTCTCGTCCCCTGTGGTGACTGTGGAATACAATCCCAAGGACTGGCATcacctgctgggaggctgctacAACGGGCAGATAG tgTACTGGGACACCAGGAAAGGGGGGCTGCCCATGGAGGCGACCCCCCTGGAGCTCAGCCACAGGGACCCCGTGTATGGAGCGCTCTGGCTGCCCTCCAGAACAGGCACTGAGTGTTTCTCAGCCTCTACAGATGGgcag GTCCTGTGGTGGGACATCCGCAAACTGTCACAGCCCAGCGATAGGCTGGTCTTGGACATCACCCGGGAAGATCAGCTGAAGAATGCCCTGGGTGCCATCTCCCTGGACTTTTCACTCTCCATg CCCACCAAGTTCCtggtgggcacagagcagggcagtaTCATCAACTGCAACCGTGATGCCAAGACCCCCCCTGAGAAAATCGCCAACGTCTTCAATGGCCACATCGGGGCTGTTTATGCCGTGGCCAGGAGCCCCTTCAACCCCAAAGTCTTCCTGTCGGTGGGTGACTGGACTGCCCGCATCTGGTCGGAGGAGAACCTGGACTCGTCATCGATTATGGAGACCAA GTGCCACGTTCCCTACCTGCTGGACGGGTGCTGGAGCCCCGTGAAGCCGTCTGTGTTCTTCACTGTCAGGTCAGACGGGATCCTGGACGTCTGGGACTTCCTCTTCCACCAGAAGGAGCCTTCCCTCAGCCTCAAG CTCATCCTGCCCGACTTCCAGGGCCAAGTGCCACAACCCATGTGTCCCCCATCCCCAGATGAGCAACGATCCCCTCCTCAGCCTGCGCCCACAGGACAACGGGCGCATCATCGGCTGTGGCACCAAGCAGGGCACCATCAACGTCCTGGAGATCTCCTCGGGGCTCTGCACCCTCCGGAAGAACGAGAAGTCCCTGACCTCCACG ATGTTCGAGCGGGAGGCGCGGCGGGAGAAGGTCCTGCAGGACAAACAGCGGGAGCTGCAGGTCCGGGCACAGCTCCTGGCAAAGGCCAAGAAGGAAGAGCCAGAGGATCCCCAGGAGGTGTTCAAGCAGGCCCGCAAGGAATTCTTCAATGTCATCAAGACTga